From the Candidatus Oleimmundimicrobium sp. genome, the window AATATGTCCAATGTAAGCTTTGTCGTTTTTTGGGACAAACACGGTAAGTGTGGTCCCCATTCCGCGTTTTTTGGGACTAGATAGACTTTCTAAATAAACGGCCTTGTTTGCTTTTTTAATACTTGAGAAAAGATTTTTTTTCAGTTCTTTTTCTAAAAAAATGTTTTTGGCTAGTGTTTTCAAGGCAAGCGAGCTTGCTATCTCGCCCGCGTTGTGTCCACCCATCCCATCGGCCACGGCAAATATGGTGCCATTAGCGATATAGGCATCCTCATTTATTTCTCTTATTTTGCCTATGTCTGTGCGTGTCCCGTACTTCATAGTTACTCCACATATTTAAAAGTTGTCTGGCCCACTTTTATCTTGTCGCCAAGTTTGAGTTTTTGTGGTTTATTGATTCTTTCTCCGTTTAAAAAAGTACCATTTGCGCTTCTCAAATCCTGGAGCAGTATTTTTCCGTTACGCTTACAAATCAAGCAATGTTGTTTTGAAATAAAAATATCTTTAAGAAAGATGTCATTTTCAGGAGTTCTTCCTATGGTAAGTTCTTGGGCAACAGGGAAAGTTCTGCCCACTTTTTCCGTTGTGCTTTCTAAAACCACAAGACGAGGGTTCTTGATTATTTTTGAACTTTTTGAGACGGGTTTTCCGACCACTTCTTCCCTCAGGTCTTTAGCAATCATTCTAATTAAGACGTATAAAAAAAGGTATATCAAAATTAAAAAAATAGTTTTAAGGCCAAATTGAACTGCACTAAACATAACTTCTCCTAAAAAATTTAATTGAAGTTGCTCCCATTATTATCACATCTCTGTCGGCAAGTTTAGCTTCTGTAATTTTTTCTCCGTTTAAAAGTGTGCCGTTTGTGCTGCCCAAGTCCTTCAAGACGAAATTATTTTCTATTGCTCTAATTTCAGCATGAACACGAGAAATACTAGCATCTTTTATTGGAACATCGTTGCTTTCAAGTCGGCCGATGGTTGTAATTTCTTTGGTGAGAGGGAAGATGTAATCTTCATCTCGCTCTGAAATGATTAAGGAGGCTCCCTTCGGAACTAAATTGCCTTGTTTCTTTTCTTCGGAGGGAAAGATATCTTTATCGGATGCGGCGTCTTCAATCATGGAACTTTTTACTTCAATTTCTCCAAGAGAAAGAGAGTCTTTTGCCTCGATTTTAATTTGAGGAATACCGGTGAGGGCAAAGCCCTCTTTTTTTGCATTAGCTTCTACGAACTCGGAAAGCTCTTTTATTAAAACGCTTTCGAAAGATGTAAGTAGCTTTTTATCTTCAGAGCTTACATAGACGACAAAGGAGTTTGGTGCGTATATTTTGGAAACGCTTATGGTTTTATGTTCGCTCATTTCTCGCGCTATCTTTTTGGCAATTTCAATGGGTTGGATTTGGGACTTAAATTGTTTTATGAAGAAACCCTCGACCAATTCCCCTAATTTTTTTTCGAACTCTTTTAAGAGACTCAAATTTTCACCTCATCGTCTTCAAAGGCAACCTTGCTTTTCTGTTTCATCCTGACTTGTTTATAAGGAATGAGCATCAGCAACAATATAAGTATTATAACGGAAAAAGAGAAAGCTTGAAGAGCTTCCTCAAGAGCGAGAGAGGGCTGGTCTCCCAGTGAGGGTAACCATACATATCCTGCCAAGAGGAGCATAAGGCCAAGCGAAAACCCCAAAGCGTTTCCTGCCAGGCGTCTGTTTCGAACCAACCAGCCGACCACAAATCCGCATAGTGCCCAAGTAATTATCTGAAACAAAAGCACGGGTTGGTGAACAAATGCTTCGAGAACATTAAGAAGTGCTATGAATGGGTTGGTAACTCCTTTTAAATTTTTGGCTAAATAAAAAGAGTTTGAGACATTAAATAATCGAATAACCGAATGACCCGAGAAAATATCATAAAGCTCCAGACTCAAACATCCAGCCCCGCTTGTTATGCTTGCTGCCGGGGCGGCTAAAAAAAGGCCCGCGAGGAAAGGGAAAAGGAGAGCTAAATTTATTTTTGCTAAGATAGGTACGGTAATTGGGATTATCGCTGCCAAAGGATTTCGCCAACCAAAAACGACTATATAAATGATTGAAAATGTAGCAAAAAGAATTGCGAGGGCTGGAGAAAAACTGAAGATTGCCGGAGTAATTATTATTGGCAAAAGAGCCAACCCTCCTGAGGGGGAAAATAAAGCAATTAAAAATATAATCAAAGGAAGAAAAAGCGCAAAACCTGAAGGATAGAAAGCCAATCCGTTAAGAGCAAACCAGCACGTAAGAGCCATAAGAGAAGCCCCAAAAATTTTTGAAATGGATTCTTGCTTAGTTTCCCAGATATCCCAAATACTTGCTCTTAAACTTTCTAAAAATTCTTCATTTTCAAATTCATCTTCAAAGTAATCAGGGTTATTCGCGATTTTCAAATAAAGTGGTTTTAAAATTTTTTCTAAACTGACTCCGGGACGCTTATATTTTTCAATTTTGTAGCGCGTTTGAGTTATTGTCCTATACCTGTCATCAGGATTTTTTGCTAAAGCAGTCGCGATTACATGATCAAGCTTCTTAGGGATTAAGGGGTTTAACTCGTTTGGCGATGGTGGGTTGAGGTTCATGATTTTAAATATGGTGGCTGCCGGTGTTTCAGCTTCAAATGGATTTTCCCCGGTAAGCATCTCATAAAACACTACTCCCAGAGCAAAAATGTCGGTTGCCTCATCAAGATAATCACCAGAAACTTGTTCGGGCGACATGTATCCAATTGTTCCTATGGCAGATCCTTCCGAAGTGAGCGTGGAAGTTCCTTTTAGCCGGGCAATACCAAAATCCATAACTTTTACCCTGCCGTCGCGAAGCAGCATGATATTTTCGGGTTTAATGTCTCTGTGAATAATGTCGTTTGAATGAGCACACTCTAAAGCGAGGCATATTTGAGAAGCTATGGCAATGCTTTGGTCAAGGGAAAGAGGGGCTTCCCATTTCAATATTTTGGAGAGAGTCACGCCGCTTATGTACTCCATAATTAAATAATAATTCTCTTCGTCCTCGTCAAACTCGTGCAATGTAACAATGTTAGGATGGTTTAACAGAGCGGCTGTTTGAGCTTCTCTCATTGTCCTCGGAGCACTTTGAGTATCGATGGGGATTACTTTAATTGCGACAACTCGTTCCATCCGCGTATCGAATGCTTTGTATACTTTCGCAAAACCCCCACTGCCAATCTCTTCTAAAACTTGAAATCGTTCCAGTAAAAACTCTTCAGCCAAGATTTTCTCCAATCAAGGTAATTTTTAGTTTATTTTACTAGCTTCGGCTCAATTTAACTACCGTAGTTTGATTTAACAAGAAAAATGATATAATTTAAATGGTTTTTTGCTTGGTTTTTTGCTGAGTGGATTAATCGGCCGGGGTGGTGAAACTGGCAAACACGCTAGGTTCAGGGCTTAGTGCTCGAAAGGGCTTGCGGGTTCGAATCCCGCCTCCGGCACCATAAAAACAGTTATTCCCTAAAAATTTTGCGGAGGAGCTAATTACGGATACAAAATATTCCCCAAGCGGCAAAGTGAAATATTTAAGAAGGCCATCCCGCAAAAAGCAATTTATTAAATTTCTGGTGCCATTTTTGTTTGTTCTGGGACTGCTCTATTTTTTAGGTCAACTTGGCGAGAGCAAGCCCTCAGAATTTACAGAATACGCAATTCAGGTAAATAAAATGATTCGTGCCTCAAACGAAACGGCTGAGGGCTTTAACGAACTAAAAATACAAGCACCCACTATTTCTCGAGCTGAGCTGAAGGCCAGATTAATTCAATATACGAAGGACTGTGCCGATGTGCAAGAAGACTGTGCTTCATTGATGGTGCCTGAAGAATTGAGAAAAATACATCCTTATTTGCAGCTTTGTTTTGAAATGCGGGGGAAAGGGATGGAAGATTATCAACCGGCTATATTTAACGCTCTTAAAGATGAAGATTTAGAAGTTGCTACATCCCAAGTGTCTAAAGCATTGAGATATCTATCATTGAGCGATGACGCATACGTTCTCTTTAAAGAGAACGCGGAGGAGTTTTTTAGAGAGAAGGGAGTCGATGCTTCTCTGTTGGAACTGACATCTTTCGATGCTGAGCTGGCTTTTGATAAATCGGGTGTCTTGTCTTTTTTACAAGAACTTAAAGGGATTGAGGCCTTAGAAATAATTCACGGCGTTGCCATAGTGGAGCTTTCAACTAATCCGAAACAAACGAGTTATGATGAAAGTTCAAAAACGGCGATTTTGCCTGAAGTTGAAGAATTTGTTGTGGTGGTAACAGTTGAAAATCAAGGGAATCAAATTGAGAACAATCTTCTGGTTGAAGCCATCCTTAAATCAGAAATTGAGCTTGAAGGGCAGCTTAAAAGCGTTAAAATTAACTCCCTTGCACCTGGGGCACGAAAAACCATAACAATACGGGGGCTGAAGCCCACCGGAAGCGGTGTTATTAATCTCTTTACGGTAACCGTTGGCCCCTTGGTTGGGGAAAAACTTATAACAAACAATACCAGGGAGTACAAGTTTGTACTTAAGTAGGGTTTTTTAATACTTTTTCTGCAACTTTTTTAATCTCATCGTAGACTTCTTTAACGGCTACGCCTTTTTCTTTTGCAAGGAGGGCGCAGTCATCGTACTCGGGTGAGACGCTGACTATCTCGTTTTTAAATTTTCCCACCTTGACTTTAGCTTCACCAAATTTTGTTTTTACGATGACTATTTCACGCAAGGCTTTTCTACGCACTTTTTTTGAAATTCGCACCCCCAAAGTGTTTGTCTCTTTAAAGATTATATCCATGATAGCCTCTTCTTTTTGAATGGGGGCGAGTGCTGAAATAGTCGTTCCCGGCCGGTTTTTTTTCATATATACGGGAGTTGTCCATACATCAAGAGCCCCCGCGTTAAAGAGTTTTTCCATTATATATCCATAAAATTCGGGATTCATGTCGTCGATATTAGTATCTACGACAATCACTTCATCTTCCTCAACCTCTTTATGGGTAGAAATCATTTCGCCGATGATAACCCTTAACACGTTTGGTCTTTTTAAATCCCTTGTTCCGGCTCCATAACCTGTTGAGATAATCCTTAAGGGTGGAATTTCTCCAAAATGCTCTGTGTAAGTTTTGATGATAGACGCACCGGTAGGCGTAGTGAGCTCCGTGTTTTCTCCACCGAAATAGATGGGAACATCTTTTAAGATTTCAAGCGTTGCGGGAGAGGGAATTGGCATAATGCCATGATTGGTTTTAGTGAGTCCTGTTCCGGTGGCAACGGGGGAGGCGAAGACCTTTTCGATTTTTAAATAGTTTAATCCGATAGCAGTTCCAACAATATCAATTATTGAATCGGTGGCGCCTACTTCATGAAAGTGGACATTGTTGAGCTTCTTTTTGTGTATTTTTGCTTCTGCTTGAGCAAGGGTGAGGAAAACCTTTTTACCATTCTCTTTGATGGTCATATCCAATTTGCTATCGTCAATTAAATTTTTTACGTTACTCCAATAACGGATGATACCTTTTTCTTCAGCTTGGACATAGACTTTGGTCGCGGCGATTCCTGCCTTTTCAACTTTTTTTGCCGTTATTGAATAATTTTTCAATGGAAGTTTTTTTAGCTCGTTCTCGAGCACTTCAAAAGGCAGCCCGGCATCTAAAAGCGCGCCCAGAGTCATGTCTCCGCTTATTCCGGAAAAACAATCAAAGTAAGCTACCTTCATCTAATCATTCCTTTTATCGGTTGGCGAGCCAGATTTAATGCCCAAAATCTTTTATGAATTTATTCTTAAGATTTTGGATTTTTTGCTCTTCCCCGAGTTCGTGAATTTCGTTAAATTTTGCAATAATTTTTAGAAAAATATGAAAACTCAAAGCGAGCCAAGTTGCAATGTGTCCCTTGCTTGGTTGAGCGCGCAGAGTTAGTTTGCCCTTAACAGGCACAATAAAATCGTCCGAATTGATTGGGTTTGGATGGGCCGCGTTGGATAAGAGCCAATATGCTTTGTCATAAAGAAATAAAAATTCATTTTTACGAGAGGATTCATCACCTACAAGCGCTTTATCAATTTCTTTAGCCATCTCCCGGCGATTTTTAGGTGACCATTTTCTGTACTTCTGAAAACTCTTTAAAGTTCTTTCATCAATTTTTTGGTAATTGTTTAAAATCTCTTCTTTTATCTCAAGAGGGACCAGTACGTCCTGGTGTCCATCGTTCTCCAGCTTTTTCAATGCTTCCCTGTACATAAAAGAGGCAAAGTCTAAAAATCTTTTGCTTCTATCTTGGGGGTCAAGGGACATCCAATATAAATCGATAAGGTTTTCTAAGAGGCTTCTTAAAAGAGTACCGGCATCTTCACCAAAACCTTTAATGGACAGCGTTCTTGTGGCCCAATAAGTTTTTCGGCTTTTGGCAAAGAAAAGTATGGTTATTCTCTCAAACGCGGAAGTGGGCTCGAACTCTTTCTCGGACCACTCATCTGCCAGTTTTAGCAGGTTATCGGTGTGGTCAAAAAGTTTTTTATGTTCTTTATACAAGCTTTTTTCGAAATCTTTTAGTGTTTTATTCGAAAAATTTTCTTGGTTGTTGCCCATTTATTCTCCCAATTGATTTATCAATGTGGCGATGTGTCCTGCTCCAAATCCATTATCTATATTTACGACAGCTACGCCCGGAGCGCAAGAGTTCATCATTGTAAGAAGAGCGGCAAGCCCTCCGAAACTTGCTCCATACCCTATGTTTGTGGGAACGGCAATAACCGGACACGAAACAAGTCCTCCCACCACGCTTGGGAGAGCTCCTTCCATGCCGGCCACGGCGATGATTACGCGAGCAGCTCTCAATTTTTCACTGTAGGCAAGAAGGCGATGGATTCCCGCTACGCCTACGTCATATAAGCGTTCTACCTTGCTTCCCATCATCTCGGCAGTTATGGCGGCTTCTTCGGCTACCCTTATATCTGATGTACCCGCGGTGATTACGAGAATTTGTCCAATTTGGGGAGCTTTCTTCTCTTCAATTACTACTATTTTTGCCTCGGGATAATATCTAGCTTTGGGGGCTACCTTTTCTATCGTCTTAAATATTTGTTCATTGGCTTTTGTGGCAAGGATATTAACCTTGCTTTTTTTGAGAGATTTTACGATTTTACTTATCTCGTTCGGAGTTTTTCCGCTACAGAAAATTACTTCCGGAAACCCTGTTCTTAAGGGACGATGGTGGTCAACTTTGGCAAAACCAAGATCTTCAAATGGGAGATTTCGTAAATTTTCCATAGCCTCATCGACACCAACCTCGCCTTTTTTCACTTTCTCTATTAAGTCTTTAATCCCTGAATCCATTAGCTATCTCCTTAAGGCGACTTATTCGTGCTCTTCTGATTATATCCTTTTAAATCGAGGGATGTATAAATGAAGCCAATCTTATGAAGCTTTTCCCAAACCAAATTGCGTATTTTGGGCTCGAGAAGAAGCGGAATATCTTCTACATTTGTTTCGATGCGGGCTGTGTGTTCTCCGTGAATCCTCACCCTTACGGTTTTTAACCCAAGCTTTTTTAAAAAATCCTCGGCCTCATCTATTTTTTGGAGTTTGCCGGCAGTTATTATCTCATTCTGGAACACGCGTGTTGCTAAGCAGGTTTCGGAAGGCTTATCCCAATCCGGCCAATCAGATTCTTTTAAAAGTTTTCTAATTTCCTTTTTTCCAAAACCAACTTCGACAAGGGGCGATATTATCCCAAGCTCTTTAGCCACCAGTCTTCCGGGTCGAAATTCATTTTCGTCATCTGCGTTTGTTCCGTCAAGCAAACAATAAAAACCTTCTTTTTTGGCGGCCTCTTTTAGTTTTTTGTAGAGATTTTGTTTGCAAAAATAGCATCTCTTCTCTGTGTTTTTTAGAAAGTTCTCGTTTTTTAGTTCATCTGTTTCGAGGGTAAGGTGCTTCACCTTGAGGAATTCTGCAATTTCTTTCGCTCTTTTTAAGTTTTCCTTGGGGATTACGTCTAAACACCCCGTTATGGCTAACACATTTTTTCCGAGGGCCTCTTTGGCAGTTTTGAGAACGAACAGGCTGTCAACGCCTCCCGAAAAAGCGACGGCCACGCCGCTTGTTGATGAGATTATTTTGTAAAGTTTCTTGTATTTTAATCTGTAGGACATTGTAACGCTCCCGGGAAATTTCTTAGAATAATAATAACAGGCTAAAAGAGAATGCAAAAGACATGTCTATTGTGTATAATTTTACAAAAGTTAAGAGGAGGTTGTTTTGTTGGCCATTATTCAGAATCCGGTCATTTTAGGTACCATTATATTTGTTCTAATTGGTTGGTTAATCTTTCTATCAACCCAGCTTTTGATGATTCGTCGAAGGTACCGAGCGATAAACGAGGCCGCGAAGAAAGGTGATCTCGCGAGTTTGATTAATCAATGTGTAAAAGATATTGATGAAGTTGAAACTCAGCTTAAAGAAGCCAAATTACATCAAGAACAAATTTGGAGTCAGCTTCAAGGGGCTATTCAGAGGGTGGGGATTGTAAGGTTTGATGCCTTTGGTGACATGGGGGGAAAACTTAGTTTTGCGGCAGCTTTTTTGAATGAAAATGGAAACGGGATTGTTGTCAGTACAATCAATGGTCGTCAAGAAAGTAGATGTTACGCAAAGCCGGTGGAAGAAGAAAGTTCGCCTTACGCTCTTTCTCAAGAGGAGAAGGAAGCAATTGCAAGGGCAATGACCAAGAGCAAGTCTAAACCTGGCAGAAGATTAGGGGGAGACTATGAAGAAATTTGAAAACAAGAAAATAGCCTTTTTGGGACCAAGGGGAACATTTACTGAGGAAGCGTTACTCTCCGCGGTTGCGGTAAAAGAGGAGAATCTTGTTCCCTACGCTACGGTTTATGATGTCATCAAAGCCATTGATAAAAGTGAAGTTAAAAACGGGATAGTTCCAATTGAAAATTCTATTGAAGGTTCGGTCAACGCTACGCTTGATGTACTTACCTTCGAGGCAAATAATTTATTAATAGAACGTGAGATAATCGTTCCAATTAGACATAGATTAATTGTTAAGCCGGGGGTGGGGCTTAAAGATATTACTACCGTTGTATCTCATCCACAGGCTGTGGCCCAATGCAGAAAATATTTAGCAAAAAACCTTCCCGGTATAGAAATATTGGCGGCAAATAGTACGGCTGACGCAGTAAGGAAGGTTGCAGAAGCCAATCACCAATCGGCGGCTATTGGCACAGAGCTTGCCGCAAAATTGTATGGGTTAAAGGTTTTAAAGGAAGACATTGAAGACTTTAAAGATAACAAAACAAGGTTTGTGCTTTTGGGCAAAGAGCCGGCTAAAAGGACCGGCAAAGACAAGACATCCATTGTTGTTTTTATCTATGAGGACAGGCCCGGGAGTCTTTTGCAGATATTGCAGGAATTTGCTTACAGGTACATAAATTTAACCAAAATACAGTCGAGGCCAACCAAAAAAGGTCTGGGCAATTACTGTTTTTGGATAGATATGGAAGGGCACGTTGAAGACGAAGTCGTGTCATCGGCAATAAAATGTTTGAAATGCAAATTTCGTGTTGTGAAAGTTCTCGGCTCTTACCCCGCGGCTAAAAAATAGGAGAAACATGCTGGACGCAAAATTTGTTCGCGAAAACATAGATGTTGTTAAAGCAGCTCTGAAAAACAGAGGTTCCGATATTAATATAGATGAGTTTGTTTTATTGGATAAGCGGCGCAGGGAGTTACTTGTTGAAGTTGAACAACTAAAAAGTATTCGCAACAAAGCCTCTGAAGAAATTGGAAAGCTTAAAAAAGAAAGCAAAGATGTTTCAGAAAAAATGCTTTCTATGCGGGAACTATCCCGGAAAATAAAAGATATAGATGTTCAGATTAATGAAGTTGAAAGCAAGCTTTCTAATTTTATGTTGGAAATTCCAAATATTCCTCATTCGAGCGTTCCGATGGGGGTTGATGAGAACAATAATAAAACCATAAGGAGTTGGGGCAAGCCTCCTAAATTTAAGTTTGAACCTCAAGCTCATTGGGACATAGGGGTAAATCTGGATGTCCTTGATTTTAAGCGTGGGGCAAAGATTGCCGAATCCCGCTTTACTTTGCTGAAAGGGTTTGGCGCAAAACTTGAGAGGGCGCTTATCAACTTCATGCTTGATTTGCATACGGGCGAGCATAATTATACTGAAATTTTTCCACCGGTTTTAGTTAATTCTAAAAGTATGACGAGTACAGGTCAGTTGCCAAAGTTCGGGGCGGAGCTCTATAAATGTGCCGACGATGACCTTTATCTTATTCCCACGGCCGAAGTTCCGGTAACCAACATCTTTAGAGAAGAGATATTAAAAGAAAAAGACCTTCCTATAAAATATACTGCCTACACACCTTGTTTCCGTCGTGAAGCCGGAGCGGCGGGCAAAGATACGCGAGGCATTATCCGCCAACATCAGTTCAATAAGGTGGAGATGGTGAAATTTGTAAAACCCGAAGAATCCTACGATGAACTGGAGAAATTGGCGAGCGATGCCGAGGAGGTCCTTCAAAAACTGGGCCTTCATTATCGAGTGGTTGAACTTTGCACCGGAGATTTAGGATTTTCGGCGGCCAAGACCTATGATCTGGAAGTTTGGATGCCGTCGTATGAGGGATACAAGGAAATATCTTCGTGTAGCAATTTTGGAGATTTTCAGGCCCGTCGGGCAAATATTCGATACAGAACGGAAGACAAAAAAGTAAGATTTGTTCATACTTTAAACGGTTCCGGCCTGGCAATAGGCCGAACCCTTGCCGCCATCTTGGAAAATTATCAGCAGGAAGATGGAAGTGTCATTGTGCCTGAAGTCCTTAGGCCCTATATGGGCGGGGTGGAGAAGATAGAGTAGCGACAGCTCTCAGTCACCAGCAAACCAATCAACAAGCCAACTACCAAACCCAATTAGATTGAAATAGAAAATTAACTCAAGCGTATAATTTTCTATGTGGCAACCGGTGTGCTTATCGGTTTTTTAGCAGGCAAAATGAAGGAGAGAAAAATCAAACAAACGTCATAGTACAAAGAAAGTCTGGATGGAAAGGTTTGTTAAATGATTGAATTAAACTCTCTTTTTAAGCAAGCGCTTAAACTGATGGAAGAAACCGATAAGAATATTTTCATCACCGGTCGAGCGGGAACCGGAAAATCGACGCTGCTTGATTATTTTCGGTCAACTACCAAAAAAAACATTGTGGTTTTAGCGCCAACGGGCGTAGCGGCCGTGAATGTTTCCGGCCAGACCGTTCACTCATTTTTCGGCTTCAAACCGGGTGTGACGGTTGAGCAAGTTAGAAAAAAAGCAAAAAAGAAAACGTCTGTGGTTTACAAAAAGCTTGATGCAATTGTAATTGACGAGGTCTCCATGGTGAGAGCCGATCTTTTGGATTGCGTCGACCAGTTTCTAAGAATCAATGGCAAGATTTCAGGAGTGCCTTTTGGAGGCATCCAAATGATTTTTATTGGAGATCTTTATCAAATTCCGCCCGTCGTGATTGGGCATGAGCGGGAGACTTTTAGAAGTTACTACAAAAGTGAGCATTTTTTTGATGCGAAAGTTTTTAATGGCGTAGATGTTAAGTATTTGGAGCTTGAGAAGATTTATCGTCAAACAGACAAAAAATTCATAGAACTCTTAAATAAAATTCGCAACAAGACTGTTAACGATAAAGATGTTGAGATGATTAACAAACGATATTTTGAAGATGAGAACAATTTACCGGGTGACGCTATTTGTTTGACTACAACTAACGCGATGGCTGACGAGCAAAACAAAGCAAAGTTGACTCGGGTTCGTGGCAAACAGCATGTTTTTGAGGCTGAGATTAAGGGGAGGTTTGACGAAAAGCATTTTCCGGCCGAGAAAATACTTAAACTTAAAAAGAAAGCTCAA encodes:
- the serS gene encoding serine--tRNA ligase, which gives rise to MLDAKFVRENIDVVKAALKNRGSDINIDEFVLLDKRRRELLVEVEQLKSIRNKASEEIGKLKKESKDVSEKMLSMRELSRKIKDIDVQINEVESKLSNFMLEIPNIPHSSVPMGVDENNNKTIRSWGKPPKFKFEPQAHWDIGVNLDVLDFKRGAKIAESRFTLLKGFGAKLERALINFMLDLHTGEHNYTEIFPPVLVNSKSMTSTGQLPKFGAELYKCADDDLYLIPTAEVPVTNIFREEILKEKDLPIKYTAYTPCFRREAGAAGKDTRGIIRQHQFNKVEMVKFVKPEESYDELEKLASDAEEVLQKLGLHYRVVELCTGDLGFSAAKTYDLEVWMPSYEGYKEISSCSNFGDFQARRANIRYRTEDKKVRFVHTLNGSGLAIGRTLAAILENYQQEDGSVIVPEVLRPYMGGVEKIE
- a CDS encoding DUF5677 domain-containing protein; the encoded protein is MGNNQENFSNKTLKDFEKSLYKEHKKLFDHTDNLLKLADEWSEKEFEPTSAFERITILFFAKSRKTYWATRTLSIKGFGEDAGTLLRSLLENLIDLYWMSLDPQDRSKRFLDFASFMYREALKKLENDGHQDVLVPLEIKEEILNNYQKIDERTLKSFQKYRKWSPKNRREMAKEIDKALVGDESSRKNEFLFLYDKAYWLLSNAAHPNPINSDDFIVPVKGKLTLRAQPSKGHIATWLALSFHIFLKIIAKFNEIHELGEEQKIQNLKNKFIKDFGH
- the larB gene encoding nickel pincer cofactor biosynthesis protein LarB, which encodes MDSGIKDLIEKVKKGEVGVDEAMENLRNLPFEDLGFAKVDHHRPLRTGFPEVIFCSGKTPNEISKIVKSLKKSKVNILATKANEQIFKTIEKVAPKARYYPEAKIVVIEEKKAPQIGQILVITAGTSDIRVAEEAAITAEMMGSKVERLYDVGVAGIHRLLAYSEKLRAARVIIAVAGMEGALPSVVGGLVSCPVIAVPTNIGYGASFGGLAALLTMMNSCAPGVAVVNIDNGFGAGHIATLINQLGE
- a CDS encoding DUF3662 and FHA domain-containing protein → MSLLKEFEKKLGELVEGFFIKQFKSQIQPIEIAKKIAREMSEHKTISVSKIYAPNSFVVYVSSEDKKLLTSFESVLIKELSEFVEANAKKEGFALTGIPQIKIEAKDSLSLGEIEVKSSMIEDAASDKDIFPSEEKKQGNLVPKGASLIISERDEDYIFPLTKEITTIGRLESNDVPIKDASISRVHAEIRAIENNFVLKDLGSTNGTLLNGEKITEAKLADRDVIIMGATSIKFFRRSYV
- the larE gene encoding ATP-dependent sacrificial sulfur transferase LarE codes for the protein MSYRLKYKKLYKIISSTSGVAVAFSGGVDSLFVLKTAKEALGKNVLAITGCLDVIPKENLKRAKEIAEFLKVKHLTLETDELKNENFLKNTEKRCYFCKQNLYKKLKEAAKKEGFYCLLDGTNADDENEFRPGRLVAKELGIISPLVEVGFGKKEIRKLLKESDWPDWDKPSETCLATRVFQNEIITAGKLQKIDEAEDFLKKLGLKTVRVRIHGEHTARIETNVEDIPLLLEPKIRNLVWEKLHKIGFIYTSLDLKGYNQKSTNKSP
- a CDS encoding serine/threonine-protein kinase translates to MAEEFLLERFQVLEEIGSGGFAKVYKAFDTRMERVVAIKVIPIDTQSAPRTMREAQTAALLNHPNIVTLHEFDEDEENYYLIMEYISGVTLSKILKWEAPLSLDQSIAIASQICLALECAHSNDIIHRDIKPENIMLLRDGRVKVMDFGIARLKGTSTLTSEGSAIGTIGYMSPEQVSGDYLDEATDIFALGVVFYEMLTGENPFEAETPAATIFKIMNLNPPSPNELNPLIPKKLDHVIATALAKNPDDRYRTITQTRYKIEKYKRPGVSLEKILKPLYLKIANNPDYFEDEFENEEFLESLRASIWDIWETKQESISKIFGASLMALTCWFALNGLAFYPSGFALFLPLIIFLIALFSPSGGLALLPIIITPAIFSFSPALAILFATFSIIYIVVFGWRNPLAAIIPITVPILAKINLALLFPFLAGLFLAAPAASITSGAGCLSLELYDIFSGHSVIRLFNVSNSFYLAKNLKGVTNPFIALLNVLEAFVHQPVLLFQIITWALCGFVVGWLVRNRRLAGNALGFSLGLMLLLAGYVWLPSLGDQPSLALEEALQAFSFSVIILILLLMLIPYKQVRMKQKSKVAFEDDEVKI
- a CDS encoding DUF4446 family protein; translated protein: MLAIIQNPVILGTIIFVLIGWLIFLSTQLLMIRRRYRAINEAAKKGDLASLINQCVKDIDEVETQLKEAKLHQEQIWSQLQGAIQRVGIVRFDAFGDMGGKLSFAAAFLNENGNGIVVSTINGRQESRCYAKPVEEESSPYALSQEEKEAIARAMTKSKSKPGRRLGGDYEEI
- the larC gene encoding nickel pincer cofactor biosynthesis protein LarC — encoded protein: MKVAYFDCFSGISGDMTLGALLDAGLPFEVLENELKKLPLKNYSITAKKVEKAGIAATKVYVQAEEKGIIRYWSNVKNLIDDSKLDMTIKENGKKVFLTLAQAEAKIHKKKLNNVHFHEVGATDSIIDIVGTAIGLNYLKIEKVFASPVATGTGLTKTNHGIMPIPSPATLEILKDVPIYFGGENTELTTPTGASIIKTYTEHFGEIPPLRIISTGYGAGTRDLKRPNVLRVIIGEMISTHKEVEEDEVIVVDTNIDDMNPEFYGYIMEKLFNAGALDVWTTPVYMKKNRPGTTISALAPIQKEEAIMDIIFKETNTLGVRISKKVRRKALREIVIVKTKFGEAKVKVGKFKNEIVSVSPEYDDCALLAKEKGVAVKEVYDEIKKVAEKVLKNPT
- the pheA gene encoding prephenate dehydratase produces the protein MKKFENKKIAFLGPRGTFTEEALLSAVAVKEENLVPYATVYDVIKAIDKSEVKNGIVPIENSIEGSVNATLDVLTFEANNLLIEREIIVPIRHRLIVKPGVGLKDITTVVSHPQAVAQCRKYLAKNLPGIEILAANSTADAVRKVAEANHQSAAIGTELAAKLYGLKVLKEDIEDFKDNKTRFVLLGKEPAKRTGKDKTSIVVFIYEDRPGSLLQILQEFAYRYINLTKIQSRPTKKGLGNYCFWIDMEGHVEDEVVSSAIKCLKCKFRVVKVLGSYPAAKK
- a CDS encoding FHA domain-containing protein, with translation MFSAVQFGLKTIFLILIYLFLYVLIRMIAKDLREEVVGKPVSKSSKIIKNPRLVVLESTTEKVGRTFPVAQELTIGRTPENDIFLKDIFISKQHCLICKRNGKILLQDLRSANGTFLNGERINKPQKLKLGDKIKVGQTTFKYVE